The Sphaerisporangium siamense genome includes the window TCTGGAGCGCGGGGTCACCCACGACCCCGAGTTCGACCGCTGGGCCAACAAGGTGTGGCTGGTCGGCGCGGGCCGCGGGTCGGAGTCCTCGCTGCGCGACTTCCGCAAGAACATCGTGATCCAGGTGCTCAACGAGGCGGGCCAGGTCGCGATCGCCTACAACGTGTACCGGGCGTGGGTCAGCGAGTACCAGGCGCTCGGCGAGATGGACGCCAACGCCAACGCGGTCGCCATCCAGAGCCTGAAGCTGGAGTGCGAGGGCTGGGAACGCGATCCCGAGGTCCAGGAGCCGGAAGAGCCCACGATCACGCAGCCGGCGTGATGATCACGGCGGCCGACCTGCTGTCCGTCTGGGAGTCGGGCGCGGACGCGGGCAACGCCCAGCGCGCCGTGCTGCTGCACGCCGTCGCCCGGCCGGAGGCCCCCGACCTGCTCGACGCGCCGGTCGGAGCGCGCGACGCCGAGCTGTTCGCGCTGCGCCGGTCGCTGTTCGGCGCCCGCATCCCGGTGCTGCTGTCCTGTCCGGAGTGCGGCGAGCGGCTGGAGTTCGACTTCGACACCCGCGCCGTGCCCCCGCCGGAGCCTTCGCCGGTCGAGCCGATCACCCTCACCGTGGACTCCTGGACGGTCGTCGTGCGCGTCCCGACCTCCGGCGACCTGCTGGTCGCCGCCCGGTCGGCGAGCCCGCGCGCGGTCCTGCTCGAACGCTGCGTGCCGGAGGCTCGGCGGGACGGCGAGCCGGTCCCGGTGGCGGCGCTGCCCGCCGAAGTCGTCGCCCGGGTCGCGGAGGCGGCGGGCTGCGCCGATCCGGGGGCCGACGTCCGGTTGGACGTCCGGTGCCCGGAATGCGGTCGGATGGTGCGGGCCGGGCTGGACATCACCCTCTGCCTGTGGACCGAACTGGACGCCTGGGCACGTGCCACGTTGCTGGAGGTGTCCCTCCTCGCCGCCTCCTACGGGTGGGATGAGGCCGACATCCTGGCGATGAGCTCGGCACGGCGACGCTGCTACCTGGAGCTGGCCGGCCATGCATGACCACTTCGACCGTCTTCTGGCCCGGGTCTCGGGCGAACCGGGCCCGTCGCCGTTCGTACGCCCGCGCCTGCCGCACGTCTTCGAGCGGCCCGCCACCGGACCCGTCGCCGACCTGGAGGCGCACGACGAGGTGACGCCGCGTCCCTTCCTCACGCCCACCCCCGAGCGTCCACCCGGGGTGCCGGGGCCGGTCCGCCCCGAGCCGTCCGCGCCGCCTCCTCCCGCTCTTGTCGGCATACCGGAACACCGCGCCCACGGCCCGGCCGACGCGATCCCGGAGGGCATGCGGGCGGTGGAGCGGACGGAGCCGATGGGGGTCGCCGAGGCCGTGCGCCGCCTGGTCGAGCGCATCGAGGTGCGGCGCGGCCCGCTGCTCGCCCCGGCGAGCGTGCCGGGGCCGGTTCCGGCGGCGGGCGAGCGTTCCGCGCCGTCCGTCACCTCGCCGGGGACGCCGTTCTCCCATGCCGGAAACCCGGCCGTCCCTCCGGCGGGCGCCGCGCCCGGCGAGCGGTGGCGCGTGACCCCGGCCGTACGGCAGCGGGCCGAGCAGGGCCGCGAGGTCCGCATCAGCATCGGGCGCCTCGAAGTGAACGCCACCAGGCCCGAGCGTCCCACGCCGCCGCCCCGGCCAGGCCGTCCCGCCCCGACGGTCAGCCTGGAGGCCTACCTCGCCGGAGGGGACGGGCGCCCATGAGCAACTACCTGGCGATAGCCCAGACCACCCAGGCGTTGTGCGAGTTCATCGCCCGCTCTCTGCAGGCCGACGGACTGGAGCTCGGCGCCCAGGTCGTGCCGCGCAAGCCGCCCGCGGAGCCGCCGCAGGAGCCCCTGGTCACCGTCTTCCTCTACCGGACCACGCCGAACGGGGCGCTGCGCAACCTGGACGCCCCGACCCGTGGCCCGGACGGCACGCTGCTCACCAAGCCGCGGGCCGCCCTCGACCTGCACTACCTGATCAGCTGTTACGGCAACGAGGACGAGCTGGAGCCCCAGCGCATGCTGGGTTCGGTCGTGCGCGGGCTGCACGAGGAGCCGATCCTGTCCCAGCTCGACATCCGCGAGGCCGCGAACCGCCCGTTCCTGGCCGGCGGCGACCTGGCCGCCTCCCTGCAGAAGGTCCGCTTCACGCCCGCCAAGCTGGACCTGGACGACATGTCCAAGCTGTGGTCGATGCTGTTCCAGACCCCGTACGCCTACTCGGTGGTGTACGACGCCACGGCCGTCCTGCTGGACGGGCACGGCATTCCCGCGGCCGGTCGGCCGGTGCTGCGCCGCACGATCCGCGCCGTCCCGGGCACGCGACCGCACATCGCCCGCCTGCGGTCACGCCCCCGCGGCTCCTCCGCCGAACCACTGGAAGGCCCGTCCCCCGCCGACCACGAAATCTGGCTGGAGGGCGACTCCCTCACCACCGGCGAGGCCGTCCCTCCCGCCGTCGGCGAGGCGGTCTCCTCCTCCGCTGACGAGGCGATTTCGTCCGCCGGCCGAGAGGACGTCGGGGCCGCCGGTGGGGGAGTCGCCAAGGTCGCTCCTGGGAGAACCGCCCCTCTCTCGGTCGGCGAGGTCGTCGTCCGGGTCGGGGACCGGGATGTGACACCGGACCGGGCCGGCGCGGAGCGGGTCGTGTTCACCCCGCCCGAGGACCTGCCGCCCGGCATCTACCCGGTTCAGGTGCGGGCCGGCGTCGTCGAGTCCAACGCCGTTCCGCTGACCCGCCAGCCCCGCGTCACCGGCCCGGTCGAGGCGAGCGGGGACCCGCTCGTGGTCACCGTCCGCCTGGACATGCCCGTACGGGACGACCAGCGCGT containing:
- a CDS encoding phage tail protein; translated protein: MAEFTVNAQRFDPYKNFKFLVLWDGKIVAGISKISPMKRTTEVVKHRSGGDSSSPRKSAGRTEFEAITLERGVTHDPEFDRWANKVWLVGAGRGSESSLRDFRKNIVIQVLNEAGQVAIAYNVYRAWVSEYQALGEMDANANAVAIQSLKLECEGWERDPEVQEPEEPTITQPA
- a CDS encoding T4 family baseplate hub assembly chaperone, with the translated sequence MMITAADLLSVWESGADAGNAQRAVLLHAVARPEAPDLLDAPVGARDAELFALRRSLFGARIPVLLSCPECGERLEFDFDTRAVPPPEPSPVEPITLTVDSWTVVVRVPTSGDLLVAARSASPRAVLLERCVPEARRDGEPVPVAALPAEVVARVAEAAGCADPGADVRLDVRCPECGRMVRAGLDITLCLWTELDAWARATLLEVSLLAASYGWDEADILAMSSARRRCYLELAGHA
- a CDS encoding DUF4255 domain-containing protein, with the translated sequence MSNYLAIAQTTQALCEFIARSLQADGLELGAQVVPRKPPAEPPQEPLVTVFLYRTTPNGALRNLDAPTRGPDGTLLTKPRAALDLHYLISCYGNEDELEPQRMLGSVVRGLHEEPILSQLDIREAANRPFLAGGDLAASLQKVRFTPAKLDLDDMSKLWSMLFQTPYAYSVVYDATAVLLDGHGIPAAGRPVLRRTIRAVPGTRPHIARLRSRPRGSSAEPLEGPSPADHEIWLEGDSLTTGEAVPPAVGEAVSSSADEAISSAGREDVGAAGGGVAKVAPGRTAPLSVGEVVVRVGDRDVTPDRAGAERVVFTPPEDLPPGIYPVQVRAGVVESNAVPLTRQPRVTGPVEASGDPLVVTVRLDMPVRDDQRVELLLDELDPPPGRRPESHRFPATHPLDRPPGTDDHVIHVPVHGVRAPLTYLVRVQVAGVAGRTGDDLRTPVLDLEV